CGCGGTGCGCAGCGCCGGGACCAGGGCGGCGGGGTCCTCGACCCTGCCGCCCGCGCAGCCCTGGGCCGCGCCGAGCGCGGCGAAGTCGAGGCCGTCGAGCGCCGTGCCCACGGGCTTGGCCATGCCGAAGCGTTCGGCGAAGCCCTCGACGGTGGCGTAGCGGCGGTTGTTCACCACGATGACGGTGAGCGGGAGGCGCAGCTGTGCGGCCGACCACAGGGCCTGGACGGCGTACATGGCGGAGCCGTCGCCCACGACGGCGACCACGCGTGTGCCCGGCCTGCCGAGCGCGATGCCGACGGCCGCGGGGAGCCCGTGGCCCAGCGCGCCGCTCGCGGTGGTGTAGAAGGTCTCGGGCCCGAGGTTGGGCAGGTGCTCGCACATCAACGGGCGGGTCCCCGGCGCCTCTTCCACCAGGACGCACCCCGGGGGGCGTTCCTCGGCGAGGGCGTGCACGAGGTGCGCCTGGGTGATCGCGCTCGTGGCGGGCGCGGGCGGCGCGGGGCGGGGGCGGGCGGGCGGCGGGGTGCGCGGGCGCAGGGGCGGGTGGGCGCCCAGGGAGCGCAGCGCGGGCGCCAGGCCGGTGATGACGGCCGTTCCGCCCGGGCACCAGGCGGCCTGCTCGGGGTCGTCGGTGAGGAGGTAGAGGTCGGCGCCCGGTGGCAGGTGCGGTCCCGCGCCGGGCACGTGGTAGGTGAACACCGGCGCGCCCACCGACAGCACCACGTCGTGTCCCGCGAGGGTGCGCACGATCTCCTCGCGCACCGGCGGCAGGAAGCCGGCGAACAGCGGGTGCCGTTCGGGGAAGGCGCAGCGGTGGGACATCGGTTCGGCCCAGACCGGCGCGTGGTGCGCCTCGGCCAGTGCCACGAGATCGGGCACGGCCCCCTCGCGGTCGACCCCCGCCCCCGCGATCAGCACGGGCGAGGCGGCGGACGCCAGCGCCTGGCCGGCGCGGGCGAGCAGTCCCGGGTCCGCCGCGTAGGTGGTGCTCGCGCGCCGGAGCAGGACGGGTTCCGCGGGCCGGTCCCAGTCGTCGCTGGGCACGGAGACGAGCACGGGCCCGGCGGGCGGCGCGGTCGCGAGGTGCCTGGCCCTGGCGATGGCCGCCGGCACGTCCTCGGCGCGGGCGGGTTCGCGGCTGAGTTTGACGTAGGGGCGCGGGAGCGTCGTGGCGTCCTCGGACAGCAGGT
Above is a genomic segment from Streptomyces marincola containing:
- the mdlC gene encoding benzoylformate decarboxylase, which produces MTRRNEATTVREAVFDLLRAEGMTTVFGNPGSLELPMLRDFPDDFRYVLGLQESVVVGMADGYAQATHRPVLVNLHAAAGVGHAMGALFTARRNRTPLVVVAGQQARSLLEGHPYLLSEDATTLPRPYVKLSREPARAEDVPAAIARARHLATAPPAGPVLVSVPSDDWDRPAEPVLLRRASTTYAADPGLLARAGQALASAASPVLIAGAGVDREGAVPDLVALAEAHHAPVWAEPMSHRCAFPERHPLFAGFLPPVREEIVRTLAGHDVVLSVGAPVFTYHVPGAGPHLPPGADLYLLTDDPEQAAWCPGGTAVITGLAPALRSLGAHPPLRPRTPPPARPRPAPPAPATSAITQAHLVHALAEERPPGCVLVEEAPGTRPLMCEHLPNLGPETFYTTASGALGHGLPAAVGIALGRPGTRVVAVVGDGSAMYAVQALWSAAQLRLPLTVIVVNNRRYATVEGFAERFGMAKPVGTALDGLDFAALGAAQGCAGGRVEDPAALVPALRTALTAAGPYVLDVVVDR